One part of the Salinimonas iocasae genome encodes these proteins:
- a CDS encoding response regulator transcription factor produces MPTPVLIADDHPLFRAAMKQAVAGVVGEAIYESSTLSETLDTLAANPDVELLFLDLNMPGATGLNGLGELLNRYPDVLTVVVSAQDEPALIRRVMDIGACGFIPKSTPLEDITHAVGKIMQGENWLPAHVQVSADTSDTDSVEQTQFAQNLAQLTPHQYTVLKMLAAGLLNKQIAYELSISESTVKQHVSAVLRKLQVVNRTQAGVLFNQLVAEH; encoded by the coding sequence ATGCCTACGCCTGTTCTTATCGCTGATGATCATCCGCTATTCCGTGCTGCAATGAAGCAGGCTGTTGCGGGGGTCGTTGGTGAGGCTATCTATGAATCTTCCACGCTGTCGGAAACGCTGGATACACTGGCTGCCAATCCTGACGTTGAGTTGCTGTTTCTGGATCTCAACATGCCCGGAGCGACCGGACTGAACGGCCTTGGCGAACTACTGAATCGTTACCCGGATGTTCTGACTGTGGTGGTCTCGGCGCAAGATGAGCCAGCACTCATCCGGCGTGTTATGGATATTGGCGCCTGTGGCTTTATTCCCAAATCCACCCCGTTGGAAGACATCACTCACGCTGTTGGAAAAATCATGCAGGGGGAGAACTGGTTGCCCGCGCACGTGCAGGTATCCGCTGATACCAGTGATACCGACAGTGTGGAACAGACGCAATTTGCCCAGAACCTTGCCCAGTTAACGCCACATCAGTATACGGTTTTGAAAATGCTGGCAGCAGGGCTTCTCAACAAACAGATCGCGTATGAGCTTTCTATCTCTGAATCCACCGTTAAACAGCATGTTTCTGCTGTGCTACGTAAACTTCAGGTAGTAAACCGAACCCA